A stretch of DNA from Nerophis ophidion isolate RoL-2023_Sa linkage group LG18, RoL_Noph_v1.0, whole genome shotgun sequence:
cagggaagcccagacttccctctccccagccactttgtctagctcttcccgggggattccgaggcgttcccagcccagccgggagacatagtcttcccaacgtgtcctgggtcttccccgtggcctcctaccggttggacctgCCCGAAACacgtccctagggaggcgttcgggttgcatcctgaccagattcctgaaccacctcatctggctccattcgatgtggaggagcaccggctttactttgagctccccccggatggcagagcttctcaccctatctctaagggagatccccGCTCATTTCCGCTGCTTGAACCCGTatacttgtcctttcggtcataacccaaggatcatgatcataggtgaggatgggaacgtagatggaccggtaaattgagagctttgccttccggctcagctccttcttcaccacaacgaatcgatacagtgtccgcattactgaatacgccgcaccgacccacccgtcgatctcacgatccactcttccctcactcgtgaacaagaccccgaggtacttgaactcctccacttgggccagggtctcctccccaacccggagatggcactccacccttttccgggcgagaaccatgaactcggactcccatcccagtcgcttcacactctgctgcgaacctatccagtgggagctgaagatcctggccagatgaagccatcaggaccacatcatctgcaaaaagcagagacctaatcctgcagccaccaaaccggaacccctcaacgccttgactgcgcctagatattctgtctataaaagttatgaacagaatcggtgagaaAGGGCAGCCTccctggaaacgggtccgacttaccgccggcaatgcggaccaagctctgacactgatcatacagggagcggaccgccacaatcagacagtccaataccccatactctctgagcactgcctacaggacttcccgagggacacggtcgaatgccttttaaTGCATAGTAAAACTAAATTTGATTCACATAAagtaaaactaactttatgtaaAACTTTTTGTAAAAATAAGTGTCATGTGTTACCTCCTAAAGCTCACTGGGATGAAAAATTCCATGAACAAATGGTGGACAACCGTGGCTTCCTGGTGACCCGCTCTTTCACGGTCAGCATTCCCATGATGCACCGCACAGGTACGCTTCCTATCCTTATCTTTGTCTGGTCCGTGCACGTTATAGACGAGGCGCCTGACGCACTGTGCCGCCCCCATCAGGCCTGTACGACTTCTACGAGGACAAGGAGAACAATCTGTACGTGCTGGACATGCCTCTGGGCAAGAAGCAGGCCTCCATGATCCTCATCATGCCCTACCACCTGGAGCCCCTGGAGCGCCTGGAAAAGCTGCTGACCAGGCAGCAGGTGGACACTTGGATTAGCAAGATGGAGAACAGGGCCGTGGCCATCTCGCTGCCCAAGGTCTCTGTGGAAGTCAGCCACAACCTGCAGGTGAGGCCGGGGAATCAAAActtttaaaatacagtagtctGAAGTGTGTTAGCCACAAGCTATCCTTGATGCTGCAATTGTGTGTCTGTAGATTTAACGCAAATTACTTTGTTTTTGACTCCGACTTTacaaacagtggggcaaaaaagtatttagtcagccaccgattgtgcaagttctcccacttcaaatgatgacagaggtctgtaattttcatcataggtacacttcaactgtcagagacagaatgtgaaaaaaaaatccaggaattcacattgtaggaattttaaagaatttatttgtaaattatggtggaaaataagtatttggtcaaccattcaaagctctcactggtggaaggaggttttggctcaaaatctcacgatacatggccccattcattctttccttaacacggatcaatcgtcctgtccccttagcagaaaaacagccccaaagcttgatgtttccacccccatgcttcacagtaggtatggtgttcttgggatgcaactcagtattcttcttcctccaaacacgacgagttgagtttataccaaaatggatacatggatgatacagcagaggattgggagaatgtcatgtggtcaaatgaaaccaaaatagaactttttggtataaactcaacttgtggtgtttggaggaagaagaatactgagttgcatcccaagaacaccagacctactgtgaagcatgggggtggaaacatcctgctttggggctgtttttctgctaaggggacaggacgattgatccgtgttaaggaaagaatgaatggggccatgtatcgtgagattttgagccaaatcctccttccatcagtgagagctttgaatggttgaccaaatacttattttccaccataatttacaaataaattatttaaaattcctacaatgtgaactcctgcatttttgtatcacattctgtctctcacagttgaagtgtacctatgatgaaaattatagacctctgtcatcattttaagtgggagaacttgcacaatcggaggctgaataaatacttttttgccccactgtatacactgTAACTGTCACATAACAGTACGGACGCTAGTGTTTGGTTAGCAACACGAGCACAGTGCAAACATAGCACTCACAACAACGTCATGCTAAGTTAGCCtgtttgctgaaaaaaatacaaaaggttCAAACTTACAGTTGGCAGGgtccagccttttttttttttaaagatgttaGCGAAGCCTGCTTCTTTTTTCACTGTGGTCTTCTGTGAAGTGGTGGGTGGCCTTACCCCGCTTGAGTCGTTTTCTCGTGACTTCATGAAAACCTGGAACTCGAAAAGCAAGCTTTCAGTGAAAAGTGATGCAAAAAGCGAGAGAGATGTTAGATTTTACTCATATTTGgtgctctagggcagtggttctcaaacttttttcagtgatgtgaacattgtgaacatttctttaattcaagtaccccctaatcagagcaaagcatttttggttgaaaaaaaaagagataaagaagtaaaatacagcactatgtcatcagtttctgatttattaaattgtataagcgtgcaaaatattgctcatttttagtggtctttcttgaactatttggaaaaaaatatataaaaattactaaaaacctgttgaaaaataaacaagtgattcaattataaataaagatttctacacatagaagtaatcatcaacttaaagtgccctctttggtgattgtaatagagatccatctggattcatgaacttaattctaaacatttcttcacaaaaaaagaaatctttaacatcaatatttatggaacatgtccacaaaaaaatctagctgtcaacactgaatattgcattgttgtatttttgttcacagtttatgaacttacattaatattttgttgaagtattattcaataaatatatttctaaaggatttttgaattgttgctacttttagaatatttaaaaaaaaatctcacgtaccccttggcataccttcaagtacccccaggggtacttagaaccactgctctagggcagtgtttttcaaccactgtgccgcggctgtgggatacagtctagtgtgccgtgcgagattatctaatttcaactatttgggttaaaaatatttcctGCAAACTAGTAATATTAGTcggcaaattatgtgttgttgtttagtgtcggtgctgtctagagctcggcagagtaaccttgtaatacacttccatatcagtaagtggctaattgctttgtagatgttggaaacagcgggaggtagcgtacaggtaaaaaggtgcctgatgctcaaaccaaaaataaacagaaggtgaTTGCcactaagaaaatgcattgacgtttagggatggctatgcagaaagAAACTcaaactaaactggctacaaagtaaacaaaaacaaaatgctggacgacagcaaagacttactgaggagcaaagacggcgtccacaatgtacagtacatccaaacatgacatgacaatcaacaatgtccccataaagtaggataaaaacaactgaaatattcttgaaaaagccaccaaaataggagcgcaggacaagaactaaaacactacacacaggaaaatagccaaaaactcaaaataagtaatGGCgtgacctactttgagacaagcgctatagtgatgcatgcttggttatgctttaaagtcatattcaacaattgtgacaacgtcaacttagttttgttttttaatgatttctgctagtggtgtgccttggctcaaaaaaggttgaaaaacactgctctagggaCACATCACTGTTAAAAAGTCACATTTGATTATCGGGCATCTTTAAAGTGGGAAGAGCAATGTATAATAAAACTACAACGTAAAATGGCTCACTCTTTGGTGTATGGGAGATGTATGGTGATTACAGAGCATTACTGACACCTAGTGGCGCTTTATAGGCACAGCTGGAATTAAGTGAAACTAAGAAAATAGCTTTTTCGGTTTGTGATTCATATTATAATCCTTCTTGGTCTAGTGGTGCGTTCCATTTACCTCGGAAATTGGGAGTCGTAGCTGGGAATTACGTCACAGCCAAGTTGTGAGCGTTCCAGTTACGAGGTCGCAAATCCAGATGGCCACATCCACCGAAGCTATTTTTGCGCTTGCCTTGCCTTGGATATAAACAACTTACGGGAAAATATGGAGTCTTTCTGCAACTTTCAATTACGGTGGATGAAGAGGAAACATAGACACTATTGCTAGCGATGTAAAAGATGTATATGACATGCATAATATTTAGTTAACACTACAGTAAAGTTACCATGTATTAACGTCTAACAATTCATCGTAACTTGCTGATTTAGTGCCTTAAAACTAATCAGAAGTGCTAATAATGGAAGCATTGTTTACATTCAGAGCTGGCATCTTTTAAGCCAACTCGGGTGGTGAGAAGGCTCCAACATTCCGACTAGGAAATCAGATCTTGAGGGGCGTTCCAATTAAATTTCCCACTTCCAAGTATAAATGGAATGCACCATTATATACTGTACAGCGGGACTAGGAAATTAATTTGACCTGGCGGCCAcatttagggaaaaaaatgtacatatatatatatatatatatatatatatatatatatatatatacatatatgtaaatatgcagatatatataaatatacacacgcacacacacacacatatactgtataagcTGTGACAATCTGctgtacaatatgtgtgtgtttgggtcctatttttaggtACACTAatccaaaacctcacaataatgtctgattgaaagctaaaaacgttatgacagaccgccttaaaaaaacggaatggaattaagAAATGttctactgaatgagacacccagaatgtacatgaatataaagaatgtgggatttacaatattaactgtgaaggataaaacactgaatattaacaacatatgaacatcacacccactCTCCATCcccatattttacaatcaagcgaaacacaacacaaagtgcgaagggtaaaaaacaaaccaaaacccTACAATCTGACATAATATCACTTTTCttatagaactttgttgtaaaaatctccttccgcgtctgtccctggcaagacctccgatttcgggaggtggggggggcgtggttaagaggtgaggagtatatttaccgctagattcatagattcaccaagtcaagtatttcatatatatatatatatatatatatatatatatatatatatatatataaaagaaatacttgattttcagtgaatccaatatatatatatttttattttttatttttattttatatacatatatatatatatatatatatatatatatatatatatataaaataaatacttgaatttcagtgttcatttatttacacatttacacacacataacacccatctactcattgttgagttgagggttgaatattccatccttgtttttctaaccatatgcatgtacactagatggcagtattggcCTGTTTAAGAGCgtcacaacacattgctgtttggcagacaaactgctttaagtAAACGAATTCGGACTgttgctgttgtgtgttgttttaccacgctgggaggacgataatgaaactgcccaacaataaacccacataagaaaccaagaactcgccctctatcattctacagttataacgtcatagGGCAGACATGCTCTTTGTACATGTTACTCaggtccgcattgagctggagggggcctgGCTTacagcttcgcctgaatttcgggatattttcgggagaaaatttgtccctggaggtttccgggagaggcgctaaatttcgtgagtctcccggaaaatccgggagggctggcaagtatggtccctggcacccacatttcaggctctgtggaaacgctccacacccacattgcttggtgcctctcttagctgctgtgacttacattaccatagtaactaattagattactgtatcaactaattagatcaccattgTAACTAGTATATAattcaaaagcgcagattctaaCCAATTCTAACCATTCTAACCAAttatttgtatagttgaagacttacggtcattagaaaacatgactgcacatcataatagcagctacactttccatcttaaagatctaaaaaaaattatttgggaatgtccggcgagccggattgaaaatcttaacgggccgcatgtggcctccgggacttcatttgcccaggtctgctgtacAGCCAAGTGCATCCTAATGAGTTCCTTTTCCAGGTTTATGGCCATAATCACTCTTTTTCCCACTATTGTAGAAACATCTGGCCGAGCTCGGCCTGACGGAGGCGGTGGACAAAGCCAAGGCCGACCTGTCCAACATCTCTGGTAAGAAAGACCTGTACCTCTCCAACGTCTTCCACGCCTCTGCCCTGGAGCTCAACACCGAAGGCAACCCGTTCGACACCAACATCTTCGGCAGCGGGCGCCTGAAGGACCCAAAGCTTTTCTACGTGGACCACCCTTTCATTTTCCTGGTGAAGGACCACAAGACCAACTCTGTCCTGTACCTGGGCAGAGTGGTTCGGCCCAAGGGGGACAAGATGCGCGATGAGCTATAATGTTAACTTTTAACTACTTCGGGTTTTTTTTTAGAGCATTACCTCAGGAACACATTCCTTGAAGGCAAACTGTGGATTTGATAACTGAACTTATTCCTCGTAAAGTTCCCCTTGGATTGAATGCTGAAATAACTCttagcatgctaattgttttaGGTAATTTAGCAGCCGTTTACCCCAGAGTATCCTAGAGTCATATaacaaaagttaaagtaccactgatagtcacacacacatacacacactaggtgttgagaatttactctctgcgtttgacctatccccttgttccaccccctgggaggtgaggagagcagtgagcagcagaggtggccgcgctcgggaataattttttgtgatttaaccctcaatcccaacccttgatgctgagtgccaagcagggaggtaatgggtcccatttttatagtccttggtatgactcggccggggattgaactcacaacctaccgatctcagggcgctGTAACCTTAAGGCCACTGAGAAGGTATAACTGGGTATGTGACgcatgctaattattagcatgctcattttttaaggtaattttgcaacagtttacaccagagtcatataactgggtatgtgacacatgctaattgttagcatgctagcatgctaatgttaacaggctaaattttttagcaaattttgcaacagtttaccccagagtcatatactTTGGTATGTGACATttgcaaactgttagcatgccaacttttttagctcatttcacaaccgtttaccccagagtcctaTACCTTGGTATGAGACACATGCTA
This window harbors:
- the serpinh1b gene encoding serpin H1b, which translates into the protein MWLSNVVVALCLLALVACAEDKKLSSHASTLADTSANLAFSLYHNMAKAKDTENILISPVVVASSLGMVALGGKSSTASQVKTLLHADKLKDEHLHAGLSELLSQVSDAKTRNTTWKINNRLYGPSSVVFTDDFVKTSKKHYNYDHSKINFRDKKSAVNSINDWAAKSTDGKLPEVTKDVQNADGAVIVNAMFFKPHWDEKFHEQMVDNRGFLVTRSFTVSIPMMHRTGLYDFYEDKENNLYVLDMPLGKKQASMILIMPYHLEPLERLEKLLTRQQVDTWISKMENRAVAISLPKVSVEVSHNLQKHLAELGLTEAVDKAKADLSNISGKKDLYLSNVFHASALELNTEGNPFDTNIFGSGRLKDPKLFYVDHPFIFLVKDHKTNSVLYLGRVVRPKGDKMRDEL